A window of the Juglans microcarpa x Juglans regia isolate MS1-56 chromosome 5D, Jm3101_v1.0, whole genome shotgun sequence genome harbors these coding sequences:
- the LOC121266253 gene encoding LOW QUALITY PROTEIN: phospho-N-acetylmuramoyl-pentapeptide-transferase homolog (The sequence of the model RefSeq protein was modified relative to this genomic sequence to represent the inferred CDS: inserted 1 base in 1 codon), which produces MHSHSHSLKPTHFHRLHFSWLPKPVPLFTPSRIRSASLFPLDLKLNAPIVQTPGCCLRRSLVRFKAFDGDSIDIPSLDDGSDMDGTAGYVLSSSEGEESDAETMLYPVADDDLPKVLVSTDEAFSTTAHRFAMLGRRRRKRRIKLGVLINIGLIIFLMVLLLFVDWCAWRIVRLPLETFYLTRPFLISAILVSCAGYVCVPLLYRFRIHQIIRKEGPSKHSLKKRTPTMGGLFFVPIGVTVAGFIAGFSSTEVSGAATATLAFAAIGLLDDILSVSKNHNSGLLAWTKILLEVAVGTWFSFWLDTTSISSPYSIKMLLPLPGPVGLVYLGRCYLLLTSFCFVSMGNGVNLTDGLDGLAGGTAALAFIGMSIAVLPICSDLAIFGASMAGACVGFLSHNRYRASVFMGXTGSLALGGALAAMAGCTGMFFPLFISSGIFVIEASTIIIQVLYFKATKCLWAAGRRPFRMAPLHHHLELCGIKEPIIVAGAYVVSSILALFAAYAGLISA; this is translated from the exons ATGCACTCTCACTCTCATTCTCTGAAGCCTACCCATTTCCATCGCCTACACTTTTCCTGGTTGCCGAAACCTGTTCCTCTTTTCACGCCCTCTCGCATTCGATCCGCTTCACTTTTTCCCCTTGATCTcaag TTAAATGCGCCGATTGTTCAAACACCTGGGTGCTGCTTACGACGCAGTCTTGTTCGATTTAAGGCCTTCGATGGG GATTCTATCGACATACCATCCCTTGATGACGGGAGCGACATGGATGGGACAGCTGGATACGTGCTTTCATCCAGTGAAGGTGAAGAGAGCGATGCAGAAACTATGCTATATCCAGTAGCCGACGATGATTTGCCTAAAGTCCTTGTGTCGACTGATGAGGCTTTTTCAACGACTGCTCACCGGTTTGCAATGCTCGGGAGAAGGCGCAGGAAACGCAG GATTAAACTTGGGGTTTTAATCAATATTGGACTCATAATCTTCTTGATGGTGCTTCTTTTATTCGTGGATTGGTGTGCATGGCGGATAGTTAGGCTGCCTTTAGAAACATTTTACTTGACCCGCCCTTTTCTTATATCGGCCATTCTAGTCTCTTGTGCAGGCTATGTCTGTGTTCCATTACTGTATAGGTTCAGGATTCATCAAATAATCAGAAAAGAAGGGCCTTCTAAGCACTCGTTAAAAAAGAGAACTCCCACAATGGGTGGATTATTTTTTGTTCCTATAGGTGTAACTGTTGCCGGATTCATTGCTGGTTTTTCTTCCACTGAAGTATCTGGAGCAGCAACAGCAACTCTAGCCTTTGCTGCAATTGGGCTACTTGATGATATCTTAAGTGTCAGCAAGAATCATAATAGTGGCTTATTGGCATGGACAAAAATTTTGTTGGAG GTAGCTGTTGGGACCTGGTTCTCATTTTGGTTGGATACCACGAGTATATCGTCACCTTACAGCAT AAAAATGTTGCTTCCTCTACCGGGACCAGTAGGACTTGTGTACCTGGGAAGATGTTATCTATTGTTGActtcattttgttttgtgtCCATGGGAAATGGGGTTAACTTAACAGATGGTCTCGACGGACTGGCTGGAGGGACTGCTGCATTGGCTTTTATAGGAATGTCAATTGCAGTGCTTCCAATATGTTCTG ACCTTGCTATATTTGGGGCATCAATGGCAGGAGCCTGTGTTGGTTTTCTTTCGCACAACAGATACAGAGCATCTGTATTTATGG GCACTGGCTCCTTGGCACTTGGTGGAGCATTGGCTGCAATGGCTGGTTGTACTGGAATGTTCTttccattatttatttcatcTGGAATATTTGTCATTGAGGCATCAACAATTATCATACAG GTATTGTATTTCAAGGCGACCAAATGTTTGTGGGCAGCTGGGCGCCGGCCATTCCGAATGGCTCCCCTTCATCATCACCTTGAGTTATGTGGGATCAAAGAACCAATCATTGTTGCAGGCGCATACGTCGTATCCTCCATATTGGCATTATTTGCTGCCTATGCGGGTCTTATTTCAGCATGA